The genomic region TAGGATGAACCCCAGGGTGATCATCGCGACCCCGGGGCGCATGCTTGACCACATGAACCAAAGTACGGTCCGGCTGAGGGATGTCAGCGTCATAGTCCTGGACGAAGCCGACCGCATGCTGGACATGGGCTTTGCCCCGCAGATAAACAGGATCCTGCCGCATTTGCCCCAGAACAAGCAGACGATGCTCTTTTCCGCCACCATACCGGCCAACATAATGAAGATAGCCTCTTCCCATATGAAGCTTCCAGTTAGCGTCGAGATCGCCCCTTCGGGAACAGCCGCAAAGAACGTGGTCCAGCAGCTGTTCATAATAAGGAAAGAAGAAAAGATGCCCCTCCTGCTTAAGCTGCTCAACCAGTACCGCGGCACCGTGCTGATCTTTGGCAGGACGAAAAGAGGCGTTTCCAGGATCACCATGGGGCTCAGAGCGCTCGGTATAAACGCCGCCGAGACCCATTCGGACAGGTCTCTGGCTCAGCGCAGACAGGCGCTGGAGGGCTTTAAGAACGGAAAATTCAGGATAATGGTGGCAACTGATATCGCGGCCAGAGGCATAGATGTTAAAGGCATCGAACTGGTGATAAACTATGATCTTCCGGATGATTCTGAAAATTATGTCCACCGCATCGGAAGGACCGGAAGGGCCGGGCACGAAGGAAGGGCAATTTCCTTTGCCACGCCGGACCAGAGAGGCGATGTCCTAAATATCGAAAGAGTGATGAAAAAGAGCCTTCCCATAGCAAAACATCCTGATATCAAAGCTTCGGAATTCTACAGCGCCCCGTCAAGAAGTTTTAGCAGGAGGCCCGTGCGGAGAAAGAGCTACAGGTACTAGAGAACTCGCATTTTTCACAGATATCCGTCCTGTTGACCTTAACAATGTAGTCTTTGCCTCTTATCCCCTTAGCGCCGTCCTTTCTCATCAGTTCTATGCAGGGGGGAGTTTTTGACCTGCAGCCGTGCCTGTTGTCGCAGTTCATGCAAAAGCCCATGTTCAGGACTCCAGGGCTGACATCAACCTGCCGAACCTTGACGGGGCTTCGCATTTAAAATAGTGGGAGACATTGCCGTATTCAAACGCGAGGCTGCAGGCGTGAAGGAAGATCTCGTTCTTTTCCAGTCGGTATTCCCGGGGAAAAGCTTTCTTGTCAAATCCGTAAAAAACATCCCCTATAACGGGATGGCCTATAGAAGACAGATGCGCCCTTATCTGATGGGTCCTGCCGGTCTTTATCTCAACTTCCAGGTAGGCCGCGCCCCTCAGCCTTTTCAGGACTCTGTATATTGAGACCGATCTCTTTGAGCCCTTCTCGGCTGCCTCCGAGGCCACGGTCCTTACCAGAAAACCCTCTTTGACCTTTCTGAGAGGAGTATCTATGGTGCCAAGATCGGACTCAAAGTCACCCTGCGCTATGACAAGGTATTTTTTCTGCACCCCTCCGTCCTTCATTAATTTGCATAGGGCCTTAAAGGCCTGCAGGGTCTTTGCCGTTATAATGAGGCCCGAAGCCCTCTTATCAAGGCGGTGTACAAGCCCAAGGTAAGCAACCCCCGCAAATTCCTTTGACAGCTTAGGATATCTGCCCAGGAGCGCACTGATAAGCGAGTTCTTTTTGTGCAGCCTGTCGGGAGTGGAAGAAAGCCCGGCAGGCTTATTGATGATGAGAAACTCGTCGTTTTCAAACTGCACATCAAGGTCCAGATCCTCGTTGGGAGCAATTAGTATGCTTGAGGCAGGTTTTACAAGGCCCTCTATCTTGTCGTTTTCCTCAAGAGCCCTGTCCGGCCTTACATTGCTGTCATTAACAAGCACATAGCCGGCCTTTATGGATTCTTTGATGTCCTTGCGCTTTAGTCCGGGATATTTTTTCTTCAGGTACTTGTCCAGCCTTGTGCCTTTTGCGGCGGTTTCTGCTGCCAGGGAAAATCTTTTGTTCTTCATTTTGTCCGCAGTTCTAATTCAGGATGAGGATCGGCGTGCCCTCGTCAATATTGGCATAAAGGTATCGTAAAACCCTGTGCTCAACCGCTATGCATCCCCGGGTATTGTCGCTTTTTGTCACTCTGATAAGGCCCGGTTCTCTTCTTTCCATGGTATCGACAGCGGCCCTCATATAGGTAGGGGCCCCGTGGATGCCGTAGGTCCCTCCCAGAGGAGTATCCCAGGGCGGGGTCTGCCGGAGCAGATTGGCCTTCACAATTCTCCTGTAATCAGAAACGCTCAATCTGCTCCCAAGCTCAATGGCCCTGTTTGCTACTGCGACACTGGGCCAGCTGATGCCGAGAAAAAGAGTGTACCGGCTGTTTGGGTTCTTCTGGCAAATGTAGAATTCCCCTTCAGGCGTCTCATTGATGCCCCCGGAGCCTATGGCAATAGGAGCCGGAAATTCTATATTAAAGCCCTTGTAATTAGCTCTCCTGACCGGAATTCCGCCTCGGTTATAAAAGATGAGATGCCTTGACTTGAGACAACAAGAGAGTCCTGCCCGGGATGCTTAAGCGCGAACTCAAGAACTTTTGCATCGAGGCCCGACCCTGCTATCCGCGTGCCATTTCCGGCGGTGAACACCGCTGCCGCTGCTGCCGCAGCAAAAACCACGAATAATGCTACTTTTGGAAGCTTCATATTATAATTATATCCTATTTTCAGAGCAAAGAACGAGGTCGGTCTATCTGTAGCGCCTGTAAACAGCGGCGGAGACCTCGTTTATGACAAGCCGCGCGTCGCGGTCCTTTTTGAAGCCTTTTGTAAAGACCGCCAGCGCGTATGAGCCGCGCGGAGTATAGACAATGGCCGAATCATGAAGCACTCTTTCCAGGTTGCCGGTCTTGTTGGCACACTTAATTTCCCGGGGCAGCATTTTTGGTATGCCGAACCTGTATTTTTGGTCCAGCATAAAGGACAGCATCTGTTTCCTTGATGATTTAGAAAACCCCCTGCCCTTCTGGATCCTTGAGAGAAGCTTGACAGTATCCAACGCTGTGGTGGTGTTTATCCTGGTCCCGGGAGCCTCTGCCAGTGCTGTTTCATCAAGCAGGCGCGTGGAAGTAAGTCCTATGGCCGAGCAATAGCTGTTAATAGCCTTTTTGCCGGCGGTGTTAACGCACAACCTGGTTGCACTGTTATCCGAAAGTGATATCATCAGCCGGCACAGGTTCCAGAGCCTGTAGGTATTGGGCCGCAGCCATTGCAGGACCCCGGCTCCCGGAAGTTTGTCCCTGTTCGTAAACATTACCTTCTTTTCGAGGTCCAGCAAGCCTCTGTCGGCCAGCGAATAGATAGCCGCCATAACGGGAAGCTTTATTATTGAAGCAGCGGGAAAAACCACACTTCCGTTAACGCTTATCCTTCGGCCTGTCCTGATGTCTTCAAAGGCTATACCTATCCGGTATCCCTTTACAGTCCTTGAGCCGTAATTTTTACCGGCTATCACCCTGAGCTCTTTTTCCAGCCCGGCAAACCGGTTCTGCCCAAAAGCAGCACCGGAAACCAGCACAAAAATAATTATCAAAGAGAAGATTCTTTGCACATTTTTATTATAGCAAACAGGTCAAGAGGTCCGGCTCAAGAGGCAAAATTCATTCTGCGGATCTCGGAATAGGCGTCCTTGCCGCCCAAAAAAAGGCAGGTAAGAGGAGCAGTTTTTTTGGCCTCCTGCGACATAAGCCTTGAGAGGTTTTGTATGTCCCACTGCGCGTGGGCATCTTCCCTCAATCTTGAGACATGGTAAAGCTCCCTGGCATTGCAGGAAAAAAGGACCCTTCTTCTGTGCGCGTTGGTTAGGACATAAGGCGCCGCAAGCGGGCTCTCTTTTTGCATCTGCCGGTAGACCTTTTCGGTCTTTTCCGCAACTTCCATAAAAGCCTTTTCCATCCCCGTTTCTTTTATGGAAGGCGGAATGGTCACTCCAAGCTCAGTGTCGTAGTCTTTTGCGATAATTGTGGACATTCTGTGCCGTTTAAGCTGCGCAAAACAAGAAGAAGACAATATGACATCAAAGGTAAAATTGACATTTTCATATTCACGGAGAGTTGTATCATACAATTCCATGTGCCTGCAGGAGGCCTTCACCAGCTCCTTTTTCTCTTCCGCTGACATCTTCTTCATCGCAACCATACAACTGTCATACGGTTCTTTGGATACGGCGTACAGCAGCGACGCCGCCAGAACATCATCAGCATCTTTGGTATGCTCAACCAATGTCACATCATTTGAAGTTTGTGATTGGACATTGGAAATTGGAAATTGGAAATTGGAAATTCGCGTTTTAATATCATCGTATGTTTTAGCATCATAATCATTCGCCTCCGTGAACAATATGATCGACGGAGCTATCTTTTCCACAAGAGCATACATCTGCTCTGCGAGTTCTTTTATTTCGGCCAGTTTTTGCGATTTTGCCCTTCTCAAGAACAATTCCAGGTTGCGCGCGTTCATCGTCAGCCCCAGCTGGGCTTCTGTCGCAAGGGAAGTGATGTACCTTGCGTCCTCCTTTGCCCAGCCTTCCAAAAGGTTCCTGTTCTTTGGGTCGGCGGCAAGGCCCTTGTGCTTTTCAAAGACATATTTCCGGAGTTTTTCGTTAAGCCTGTGGTACAGCCCGTTCTGCTCTCTGAGAATTTCTATGTATTTCGATTGTATTTCGCTCCCGCGTATTTCTTCGGGTATCACATGATCATCTCCGAGGGTAATGTATCTCTGCGACTTCTCCGTGAACGAGCACAATCTAAAGTGTTCGATGAATTCGACAGCAAGACGGGATATCCCGATCAGGTCAAAATTAAAGACGGCGTGTTCCGCAACACTGTGGTGCCCCATCTTAAAGATTATAGTGGAATTGGATTTCCTGGTCTTTTCCACTTCTTCCCTGGCGGCTTTTCGCAACTCGTCTATCGGCCTTGGATCGCGGCTTATCCTGGCATACGCTGCAGATAGAGTTTCGGGGGTGACATCCTGTCTTTGAGGAGAGTTCTTTTTGAGCTCCTCAAGCACCTCGGCGTCAACATTGTACCCGGCAAGAAGTATTTTCATGAATCTCCATAAAACCCGAACCTAAAGGTTCGGCTCCGGTTTTGCTTCCCAATGGAGCCGACACTATAGTATCGGGTCTCCTGCAACACAAAATGATCTTCAGCGTCGGAACAGAGACCAAACTTATTATATCAGTCCTTTGAGGTATTTTTGCCGGAGTTTTTCCGGAAATCTTTCGATGGCGTAGCGCAGCATCGTCCTGGGCATCTTTTTATAATATTTTTTAAGGAATCCCTCTTCGGTCCTTTGAGAACACCTTTTCCCGACTTCCCGCAGCATCCAGCCCACTGCTTTATGGATAAGGTCGTGTTCATCATTTAGGAGAATGCGCGAGATCTTTAAGGTCTCTTTGGCTTCTCCTTTGTAGATATAGGCAAAAGTGGCTAGGATAGAGATCCTTTTCTTCCACAGGTCTTTTGAACGCGCAAACTTATAAAGAAGTTCTTTAGATCTATTTTCGAGATATGCTCCGACAATATGCGGAGCCGTAAGGTCGATAAGGTCCCAGTTATTGATGTATTTGGTGCTTGAAGTATATAGCCTGAATATTTTTTTCTTGAGCGCCGGATCGCCCTTCTTGAATTGCGACACCAGTATCAGAAGGGCCGCCATACGCTCTTCGTGATATTTGGAGCAAAGCAGCCTCTTAGCCTGGGAAAGAGGAAG from Candidatus Margulisiibacteriota bacterium harbors:
- a CDS encoding DEAD/DEAH box helicase yields the protein MDAQNNNQNFYGLGIAPRILDLLDRLKFKTPTPIQYKAIPMAIDGQDVIGVAQTGTGKTLAFGIPMVQRLAQGSGKGLVLVPTRELALQVEETLRKIAVPFGMKTVCLIGGASMYMQVKALRMNPRVIIATPGRMLDHMNQSTVRLRDVSVIVLDEADRMLDMGFAPQINRILPHLPQNKQTMLFSATIPANIMKIASSHMKLPVSVEIAPSGTAAKNVVQQLFIIRKEEKMPLLLKLLNQYRGTVLIFGRTKRGVSRITMGLRALGINAAETHSDRSLAQRRQALEGFKNGKFRIMVATDIAARGIDVKGIELVINYDLPDDSENYVHRIGRTGRAGHEGRAISFATPDQRGDVLNIERVMKKSLPIAKHPDIKASEFYSAPSRSFSRRPVRRKSYRY
- a CDS encoding RluA family pseudouridine synthase, which codes for MKNKRFSLAAETAAKGTRLDKYLKKKYPGLKRKDIKESIKAGYVLVNDSNVRPDRALEENDKIEGLVKPASSILIAPNEDLDLDVQFENDEFLIINKPAGLSSTPDRLHKKNSLISALLGRYPKLSKEFAGVAYLGLVHRLDKRASGLIITAKTLQAFKALCKLMKDGGVQKKYLVIAQGDFESDLGTIDTPLRKVKEGFLVRTVASEAAEKGSKRSVSIYRVLKRLRGAAYLEVEIKTGRTHQIRAHLSSIGHPVIGDVFYGFDKKAFPREYRLEKNEIFLHACSLAFEYGNVSHYFKCEAPSRFGRLMSALES
- a CDS encoding L,D-transpeptidase translates to MFYNRGGIPVRRANYKGFNIEFPAPIAIGSGGINETPEGEFYICQKNPNSRYTLFLGISWPSVAVANRAIELGSRLSVSDYRRIVKANLLRQTPPWDTPLGGTYGIHGAPTYMRAAVDTMERREPGLIRVTKSDNTRGCIAVEHRVLRYLYANIDEGTPILILN
- a CDS encoding serine hydrolase — protein: MQRIFSLIIIFVLVSGAAFGQNRFAGLEKELRVIAGKNYGSRTVKGYRIGIAFEDIRTGRRISVNGSVVFPAASIIKLPVMAAIYSLADRGLLDLEKKVMFTNRDKLPGAGVLQWLRPNTYRLWNLCRLMISLSDNSATRLCVNTAGKKAINSYCSAIGLTSTRLLDETALAEAPGTRINTTTALDTVKLLSRIQKGRGFSKSSRKQMLSFMLDQKYRFGIPKMLPREIKCANKTGNLERVLHDSAIVYTPRGSYALAVFTKGFKKDRDARLVINEVSAAVYRRYR
- a CDS encoding FAD-dependent thymidylate synthase, with protein sequence MKILLAGYNVDAEVLEELKKNSPQRQDVTPETLSAAYARISRDPRPIDELRKAAREEVEKTRKSNSTIIFKMGHHSVAEHAVFNFDLIGISRLAVEFIEHFRLCSFTEKSQRYITLGDDHVIPEEIRGSEIQSKYIEILREQNGLYHRLNEKLRKYVFEKHKGLAADPKNRNLLEGWAKEDARYITSLATEAQLGLTMNARNLELFLRRAKSQKLAEIKELAEQMYALVEKIAPSIILFTEANDYDAKTYDDIKTRISNFQFPISNVQSQTSNDVTLVEHTKDADDVLAASLLYAVSKEPYDSCMVAMKKMSAEEKKELVKASCRHMELYDTTLREYENVNFTFDVILSSSCFAQLKRHRMSTIIAKDYDTELGVTIPPSIKETGMEKAFMEVAEKTEKVYRQMQKESPLAAPYVLTNAHRRRVLFSCNARELYHVSRLREDAHAQWDIQNLSRLMSQEAKKTAPLTCLFLGGKDAYSEIRRMNFAS
- a CDS encoding DNA alkylation repair protein → MSRYSGLRKDLSRCSDPKRAAVLQRFFKTGPGEYAEGDRFLGVTLPVMRSTVKSYLPLPLSQAKRLLCSKYHEERMAALLILVSQFKKGDPALKKKIFRLYTSSTKYINNWDLIDLTAPHIVGAYLENRSKELLYKFARSKDLWKKRISILATFAYIYKGEAKETLKISRILLNDEHDLIHKAVGWMLREVGKRCSQRTEEGFLKKYYKKMPRTMLRYAIERFPEKLRQKYLKGLI